The region TCCCAACCCCGCCATTTCTGCAAGAGCTGCCGCCGCTACTGGACCAAAGGTGGCGTCCTCCGCAACGTCCCAGTCGGCGGCGGCTGCCGGAAGGCCAAGCGCTCCAAGACTAGGTCCTCCTCCGACGCATCAGCTCCGCAGCTGCAGCAGCAGCAGCGAGAGCGCAAGTCCAACTCTCATTCTAGCAGCGAGAGCTCCAGTCTCACAGCCACAAATAACGCTGCCACGGAGGCGGTTTCGGCGGTCACGGAGGGGCCTTCTTTGAGCTCAGCCTCCAATTTGTTGAACGTCCAAGACTCGAAGCTTTTCACTCCTAACCCTAGTTTCGAGCCTACGGGGTTGCTGGAACAAGGCTCGGACCGTGGGATATTCTCGGAGATTGGGAGTTTCACGAGCCTCATAACGGCGTCGAACGAGGCATTGTCGTTTGGGTTTAACACTATTGCGGAGATCACGCCGTTTAGGTCGAATCAACATGGACATGATCAGCATCATCAGGTTCAACAGAATCAGCAGCAGCAGTGGCAGCAGCAGGAGCAGAAGGTGATGGGCGGTCTGGTTCCTGAGGAATTGAAGATGCAGGAGATCACGGGTGGGCTGCTGGATCAGACGGGCCCCGTCGATTTATCAGCGTTGCAGAACAGATCGAGCGTTGGGGGATTCGGATCGTTTGATTGGCAAATCAGTGGGGATCACAGCTTGTTTGATCTTCCTAACACCGTTGATCAAGCATACTGGAGTCACAGTCAATGGGCTGACCAAGACCACCCAAGTCTCTATCTCCCGTAAATCTCTCTCACCCTTTTACtattgaaaaagaaagggggaaaactctcaaaaaaaaaaaaaaaaaaatcaaacaaaaacaaagaaaaaaaaaatgagaagaatttGAGAGAGTTATGTGAAATTATGCATATGACTGTTTTTCTATGCAAATTGTTtatatcctttttctttctttttttcttcttttaattgcTTTTTGGGGCTTATTTTGATGATTCTGGAAGGTGTCTGGGTGTGATCTTTGATGTGCATGTGCAACTAACTTTTATGTTaggttttcttattttaatttgtatttttttgggggggtttatgTGTTCTAATGTATCTGCAGTAGTAAATTAATCGAAAATATAGAGAAGATAAATAGAGTGGTTTTTGTTTGCTAAATCGATCTCAGCTTATCTgctaatgtcttaaattagtgGCTTAAAAACATCAGTCAAACGTACACCCGTTTAATTAGGAACGTGCCAAGTGTTTGTTTGAGAGGATAAATTTAGGGATGGTACTGGTGCTAACATTGATGCAGGGAAAGTGTACGGATACGAAATCGGTCGGGTAGCGGGGGACCCACAGCGGTAGTGACGAGTCCCATGCGTGATCATGACTCCACGTGGGGTTACGTTATAGGGTGACTACTGCGGAGAGGTCGGTTTGTCCTGGCCCTCACACACactgtcctctctctctctctctctctctgtctctgatCCCCACAATTGCTGACAATTGAGTGCTGAACAGGGTAGATATGTAGCGTGAAATTGATAGGGGGTGATGGTGACCTGGAGCCTGGAGGGGTGCGTAATTGGACAGGACCCACATTAGGTGGGCGTGGTGGGTGGGGACTTGGGAGGGGAAGGGCATGTGTACAAGTGGTCTACCCTAGGAGTCACGCATTAACTGCCTTGGTTTCTTCATAATTCATTACGTCCATCTCTGTCTTTGTCTACCCGGTCTTAATCCGGTGAGTTCCCATACACTGTTTTCAACTTGTTTTACGGAAACTACGCAACCGACAATAACTGAAACCATCAAACATGGTACACTAGGGACTTTCTAGTTTTGATTACGTTACACCaccatcatttatttatttatttataaaaataaagaaacaagctTTAGGGCAAAAACACTTATAATTAACCAGTCTTGTTAGTTTTCTTTTACCAAATTAAATATCTCTATTAATAGTtacggtccaaataaaaattttaatattttattttttgagagcaaatttttaattatatattttccaaaatatattttggtagACCACGTGGCGTTGGGAAATGATAAATATACAACCCCATCACAACTTTGGCACAACCCCCACTCACAATGAGGTGGGACCCACGTGTATGGGCTCCACCTCATTGTGAGTGGGTTGTGCCAAAGTTGTGCAAAGAGGTTGTACCTCAATCATCTCCCCGTGGCGTTTAGACCATCCACTTATGACACTCCTGTTCTCTCTGTAAAGGTAGACCACGTGGTGGTGTGGCATGATGCAGCAGTAACTGAAAATCTTGAATCCAGTTTTGTGGTCGTCTAAGCCAACTCACATGTGTTAGCCAGCGCTAAATATCGCTCCCAAGTCAGCCCCCACATCCCATCCTCTGATCAGGCTGCAACACCGTCCACTCATCTTGTACCTtcaatttgaagtttggtaTTACTTGCCAGAGAAGTGAATGAAAGCCATTTTGTACATATTTGTAATGAAGTGGTTGTCCGCTATATAAGATTTGATTCCAAATCTGCTGTGGAAGTAACCTACTAATTAACTGGAGCAGTTTGAGCCGTTCACCACACATGTATGTGGACCTTTCTTAATAAAACtattatcatatatatgatGATAATGTGCATATACTAGGCTCATACTTTACTGGAAGACGAGTCTcgattcactacaaaaaatttaggtttttgagccctcattttttttttaagccgtTTTAAGGCCTAAAAAAGCTCAAAATGTTTTAAGCCGTTTTGAAAACAGCTCAACCAATAGGGTACTAAAACCCCGTTTGAGCCAACTCCCTCTGGAGCCAACTTCTTGAATACAATTCTATCACTTTTCTAGTAAGAGAGACTCCGCCTTTCTTTCTAACCAGAGTAAGGTTTAATTTTCTCAACCTTTTTTCACACACTGTCTCTAATCTCTTCCGTATTCCATGACTCAGGATCATACACTTCACTATCACTATCAATATCACgtctctttctttccttttcaaccTACTcagtttttccttctttctttaaaTGGATTCTTCTCCACTCAACCTACAAGCCCTAACGGCGGTTCTCAACTGTGCTGATCCGTTTCCACTGGAATCGGCCCCTCTTGCTTTACCACAACGTGGCTCCTTCCGCTTACTTGGTTGCTTAGTTTCCCCTAACCCACCCTCAATCTTCTGGGTTCGGTATATTTTGAACCTCTCCTAGAAATTTGCTCTA is a window of Alnus glutinosa chromosome 4, dhAlnGlut1.1, whole genome shotgun sequence DNA encoding:
- the LOC133866806 gene encoding dof zinc finger protein DOF5.4 isoform X2; its protein translation is MQDIHSIGGGGRLFGGGTGGGGGGGGDRRLRPHHNQHHQHHHQALKCPRCDSLNTKFCYYNNYNLSQPRHFCKSCRRYWTKGGVLRNVPVGGGCRKAKRSKTRSSSDASAPQLQQQQRERKSNSHSSSESSSLTATNNAATEAVSAVTEGPSLSSASNLLNVQDSKLFTPNPSFEPTGLLEQGSDRGIFSEIGSFTSLITASNEALSFGFNTIAEITPFRSNQHGHDQHHQVQQNQQQQWQQQEQKVMGGLVPEELKMQEITGGLLDQTGPVDLSALQNRSSVGGFGSFDWQISGDHSLFDLPNTVDQAYWSHSQWADQDHPSLYLP
- the LOC133866806 gene encoding dof zinc finger protein DOF5.4 isoform X3 codes for the protein MQDIHSIGGGGRLFGGGTGGGGGGGGDRRLRPHHNQHHQHHHQALKCPRCDSLNTKFCYYNNYNLSQPRHFCKSCRRYWTKGGVLRNVPVGGGCRKAKRSKTRSSSDASAPQLQQQQRERKSNSHSSSESSSLTATNNAATEAVSAVTEGPSLSSASNLLNVQDSKLFTPNPSFEPTGLLEQGSDRGIFSEIGSFTSLITASNEALSFGFNTIAEITPFRSNQHGHDQHHQVQQNQQQQWQQQEQKVMGGLVPEELKMQEITGGLLDQTGPVDLSALQNRSSVGGFGSFDWQISGDHSLFDLPNTVDQAYWSHSQWADQDHPSLYLP
- the LOC133866806 gene encoding dof zinc finger protein DOF5.4 isoform X1; this translates as MQDIHSIGGGGRLFGGGTGGGGGGGGDRRLRPHHNQHHQHHHQALKCPRCDSLNTKFCYYNNYNLSQPRHFCKSCRRYWTKGGVLRNVPVGGGCRKAKRSKTRSSSDASAPQLQQQQRERKSNSHSSSESSSLTATNNAATEAVSAVTEGPSLSSASNLLNVQDSKLFTPNPSFEPTGLLEQGSDRGIFSEIGSFTSLITASNEALSFGFNTIAEITPFRSNQHGHDQHHQVQQNQQQQWQQQEQKVMGGLVPEELKMQEITGGLLDQTGPVDLSALQNRSSVGGFGSFDWQISGDHSLFDLPNTVDQAYWSHSQWADQDHPSLYLPPRGGVA